From Aestuariirhabdus haliotis, a single genomic window includes:
- a CDS encoding Crp/Fnr family transcriptional regulator: protein MKNLFSYLNQYGPLSESTLEIIQSACVYDELKKDDYFVREGEYANEIAFLEQGAVRAFYTNKQGKEYNKTFFTAPAIIGSYASLISKEKNRLPQQALSDCAIWRISFDVIERLSGNSIELERLRRNIAEQFFVWNEKKQLEMALLDAKERYLIFKDEHPGLEETIPQYHIASYLGISATQLSRIRKK, encoded by the coding sequence ATGAAAAACCTGTTTTCCTATTTGAATCAATACGGCCCTTTGTCAGAGTCGACGCTTGAAATCATACAATCTGCTTGTGTGTACGATGAATTGAAAAAAGACGACTACTTTGTGCGAGAGGGTGAGTACGCCAACGAAATTGCTTTTCTTGAGCAGGGGGCTGTAAGGGCTTTTTATACCAACAAGCAGGGCAAAGAATACAACAAGACATTTTTTACTGCCCCGGCCATTATAGGGTCCTATGCATCATTGATTAGCAAAGAGAAGAACAGGCTGCCACAACAGGCATTAAGCGATTGTGCGATATGGCGTATCAGCTTTGATGTAATTGAGCGATTATCCGGCAACAGTATTGAGTTAGAGCGACTACGCCGGAACATTGCCGAGCAGTTTTTCGTTTGGAATGAAAAGAAGCAGCTCGAGATGGCTTTGCTGGATGCAAAAGAGCGATACCTGATTTTCAAAGATGAGCATCCAGGGCTTGAAGAGACTATCCCTCAGTATCATATAGCCTCTTATTTGGGTATCAGTGCTACACAGCTCAGTCGAATCCGTAAAAAATAG
- a CDS encoding B3/B4 domain-containing protein — MTMLSPSIDASISRIAPDFRALSITVKGTQVENADYAARMLKEACVSAQETDYPWAQAHIEAWGDAFRQFGAKPNRTPCSAAALRKRVLKDGAIPSIDPIVDIYNAISIRYAIPVGGENADAYRGRPTLTVADGTEVFDTVKNGEPATEHPDAGEVIWRDDIGVTCRRWNWRQGVRTRIDSQTRNMWFILESLPEMPLDYLHEAGQEMIKHLKVLMPEAVIEETVVCATDKP, encoded by the coding sequence ATGACAATGTTATCACCCTCGATTGACGCGAGTATTTCCCGAATAGCACCCGATTTCAGAGCCTTGAGTATCACCGTTAAAGGTACTCAGGTGGAGAATGCTGATTATGCCGCAAGGATGCTAAAAGAGGCCTGCGTATCGGCACAGGAAACGGACTATCCCTGGGCACAAGCGCACATTGAGGCCTGGGGTGATGCGTTCAGGCAGTTTGGTGCCAAGCCAAACCGAACCCCCTGTTCCGCTGCTGCATTACGCAAGCGGGTCTTGAAAGACGGTGCAATACCCAGTATTGATCCCATTGTCGATATCTACAATGCCATCAGTATTCGCTATGCCATTCCTGTTGGTGGTGAAAATGCTGATGCCTACCGGGGCAGGCCAACGCTGACGGTGGCCGATGGCACGGAGGTCTTTGATACGGTCAAAAATGGCGAACCCGCAACAGAGCATCCTGATGCCGGAGAGGTGATTTGGCGTGATGACATTGGCGTAACCTGCCGGCGCTGGAATTGGCGCCAGGGTGTTCGAACACGCATCGACTCCCAGACACGAAATATGTGGTTTATTCTGGAGAGCCTGCCGGAAATGCCACTGGACTATTTGCATGAGGCGGGGCAAGAGATGATTAAACATCTGAAGGTGCTGATGCCCGAGGCGGTGATTGAAGAAACGGTTGTGTGCGCAACCGATAAACCATAA
- the creD gene encoding cell envelope integrity protein CreD, protein MQRHLIIKITIIAILALLILIPVSMVKYKVYERQGYLNQARASVAKSWTGEQLIVTPVLVIPYQISTMASKVFYTDKGQSVVNNKISKREKIVLPDQLTNRITVDNKTVSKGIYKVPVYDSQVELTGAFSAKKLQQALANINNTPGIENLGTPYLAVHISDMRGVDKAPELTINTATIALVPGSQLTSLPEGFHGFLSDSTALEAKQTFKIKLSLRGMGSFSFLPLADDASNQMASNWPHPEFIGASLPKDRTISAQGFTASWSSSRYSSNAESLLSKCLANDTTCYELTNASSGVSFIEPVDIYLQSERSIKYAMLFIGLSFITFFIVEHITNLRIHPIQYAFVGLAISVFYLLLISLVEHISFGWAYLIGVICCCSLLIFYVRYMLHSLRSSLLFGLMIAGLYGLLYVIVQAEDFALLMGSILVFAVLAALMVATRHIDWYKLAPSDKPIEQ, encoded by the coding sequence ATGCAACGTCATTTAATCATCAAGATAACGATCATAGCCATACTGGCTCTGTTGATTCTAATCCCGGTCAGTATGGTGAAGTACAAAGTTTATGAAAGGCAGGGCTACCTCAATCAAGCCAGGGCCTCGGTAGCAAAAAGCTGGACGGGGGAACAGCTGATCGTCACTCCGGTACTGGTAATCCCTTACCAGATATCAACCATGGCTTCGAAGGTGTTCTATACCGATAAAGGCCAGTCCGTTGTTAATAACAAAATTTCCAAAAGAGAGAAAATCGTCTTACCCGACCAGCTAACCAATCGCATAACTGTCGACAACAAAACGGTTTCCAAGGGCATTTATAAGGTCCCGGTTTATGACAGCCAAGTAGAATTGACGGGGGCATTCAGTGCAAAAAAATTGCAACAAGCACTGGCCAACATCAACAATACTCCGGGCATTGAGAATCTGGGCACGCCCTATCTGGCCGTGCACATTTCCGATATGCGCGGTGTCGATAAGGCACCCGAGCTAACCATCAATACCGCCACCATAGCGCTTGTTCCTGGCAGCCAGCTAACATCTTTACCCGAAGGTTTTCACGGTTTTTTAAGTGACAGTACCGCGCTGGAAGCCAAGCAGACATTCAAGATAAAACTCTCGCTGCGCGGCATGGGAAGCTTCTCCTTCCTACCGCTGGCCGATGATGCCAGCAACCAGATGGCATCCAACTGGCCTCATCCCGAGTTTATCGGCGCATCTCTGCCCAAGGATCGTACGATCAGTGCCCAGGGCTTTACCGCCAGCTGGTCATCCTCCCGCTATTCCAGCAACGCAGAGAGCCTGTTGAGCAAATGCCTGGCGAATGATACCACCTGTTATGAGCTGACCAACGCCTCATCGGGCGTCAGCTTTATTGAGCCCGTCGATATCTATCTACAGTCTGAGCGTTCCATCAAATATGCCATGCTGTTTATAGGCTTAAGCTTTATCACTTTTTTTATTGTGGAGCACATTACCAACCTGAGAATTCATCCGATTCAGTACGCCTTTGTCGGCCTGGCCATCTCGGTGTTCTATCTATTACTGATCTCGCTGGTCGAGCACATCAGCTTTGGCTGGGCTTACCTGATTGGCGTTATCTGTTGCTGTTCTCTGTTGATTTTTTACGTGCGCTATATGCTGCATAGCCTGCGCTCATCATTGCTCTTTGGGCTGATGATCGCAGGGCTCTATGGCTTGCTCTATGTGATCGTACAGGCGGAGGACTTTGCCCTGTTGATGGGATCCATTCTGGTATTTGCGGTATTAGCCGCCCTGATGGTAGCCACCCGACATATCGATTGGTATAAGCTGGCGCCATCAGACAAACCGATAGAACAATAA
- a CDS encoding prohibitin family protein → MNISIKNYLNLANISKGIPLIVLVVGLLNSYYIVVEGHVGVVKRFGEAMDQENPGLHFKIPFIETVEMIEVRTRKNAEKMASSTKEQMPVTIEVSVNWTVNKEAALELFKRYGGLTQFEQRILDPRFRSATKDTIPQFEAEQLIQDRASAIQGIEHRLAQEMEGFPVVVDNIQIENIVLPKKYINSIEIKQTEKNLAAAEEHKLERQRLEALRAVNTADAKAKGILKVAEAEAQSILLKGKAEAQAIEAKAKALKNNPLIVKLTEAQAWDGKLPSTMMGQGAMPIMDIRSAQK, encoded by the coding sequence ATGAATATTAGTATCAAGAATTATTTGAATCTGGCAAACATATCCAAAGGGATTCCATTAATAGTGTTAGTGGTAGGACTTTTAAACTCTTACTATATTGTGGTCGAGGGTCATGTCGGTGTTGTGAAACGTTTTGGTGAGGCAATGGATCAAGAGAATCCAGGTCTTCATTTTAAAATTCCCTTTATCGAAACCGTTGAAATGATAGAGGTAAGAACCAGGAAAAATGCAGAAAAAATGGCATCCAGTACCAAAGAGCAGATGCCTGTCACCATAGAGGTTTCCGTCAACTGGACTGTTAATAAGGAAGCGGCTCTTGAGTTGTTCAAAAGATATGGTGGATTAACGCAATTTGAACAGCGTATTCTAGACCCTCGATTCAGGTCTGCCACTAAAGATACTATTCCCCAGTTTGAAGCTGAGCAGCTTATTCAGGACAGAGCCTCTGCCATTCAGGGCATTGAGCATCGTCTCGCTCAAGAGATGGAAGGTTTTCCGGTGGTGGTAGATAATATTCAAATAGAAAATATTGTACTGCCTAAAAAATATATAAATTCAATCGAGATCAAGCAGACAGAGAAAAACCTTGCTGCCGCAGAAGAGCATAAACTGGAAAGGCAGCGCCTTGAGGCACTTCGTGCCGTGAATACTGCGGATGCTAAGGCGAAAGGAATACTTAAAGTTGCCGAGGCCGAGGCTCAGTCAATACTCCTCAAGGGTAAAGCCGAAGCGCAGGCCATTGAAGCCAAGGCCAAAGCATTAAAAAATAATCCGCTTATCGTCAAACTCACGGAAGCTCAAGCCTGGGATGGCAAGTTGCCCTCAACTATGATGGGCCAAGGTGCCATGCCAATTATGGATATTCGCAGTGCTCAAAAATAA